From one Lolium rigidum isolate FL_2022 chromosome 4, APGP_CSIRO_Lrig_0.1, whole genome shotgun sequence genomic stretch:
- the LOC124708599 gene encoding chitinase 10-like: MARLLPSPVLLAFFMAAASVVSNAGVAEAWHWHGWRHIFRGRYGHRAHISSIVTEDDYASLFLHKDDAACPAKGFYNYSAFVSAAERFPEFGSTGRNFDTRRREVAAFLAQISHETTGGWATAPDGPFAWGLCFKEELTPPSNYCDANNTQWPCVPGKSYHGRGPMQLSWNYNYGPAGDALDFDGLGNPEVVASDPVVAFKAALWFWMTPQPPKPSCHDVMVGRYRPTRADKVANRRTGFGLTTNIINGGLECNRTGNAQADDRVGYYRRYGDVLGVRNLGPNLDCANQLPFS; this comes from the exons ATGGCGCGCTTGCTTCCCTCTCCCGTCCTGCTGGCCTTCTTCATGGCCGCGGCGTCGGTCGTCTCCAACGCCGGCGTCGCGGAAGCGTGGCACTGGCACGGGTGGCGCCACATCTTCCGCGGCCGCTACGGCCACCGCGCCCACATCTCCTCCATCGTCACGGAAGATGACTACGCGTCCCTATTCCTCCACAAGGACGACGCCGCCTGCCCCGCCAAGGGCTTCTACAACTACTCCGCCTTCGTCTCCGCCGCGGAGCGGTTCCCGGAGTTCGGCAGCACTGGACGAAACTTTGACACGCGCCGCCGCGAGGTCGCCGCCTTCCTGGCGCAGATCTCCCACGAAACCACCGGCGGATGGGCTACCGCGCCCGACGGACCCTTCGCGTGGGGCCTCTGCTTCAAGGAGGAGCTGACGCCGCCCAGCAACTACTGCGACGCCAACAACACGCAGTGGCCCTGCGTCCCCGGCAAGTCCTACCACGGCCGCGGCCCCATGCAACTCTCCTG GAACTACAACTACGGGCCGGCGGGTGATGCGCTGGACTTCGACGGGCTAGGGAATCCGGAGGTGGTGGCGAGCGACCCGGTGGTGGCGTTCAAGGCGGCGCTGTGGTTCTGGATGACGCCGCAGCCGCCCAAGCCGTCGTGCCACGACGTCATGGTGGGGCGCTACAGACCCACCAGGGCCGACAAGGTGGCGAACCGGAGGACGGGGTTCGGGCTCACCACCAACATCATCAACGGCGGCCTCGAGTGCAACCGCACCGGCAACGCGCAGGCGGACGACCGGGTCGGCTACTACCGCCGCTACGGCGACGTCCTCGGCGTCCGGAACCTCGGGCCGAACTTGGACTGCGCTAACCAGCTGCCATTCTCGTAA